One Archangium violaceum genomic window, CCTGGCGGAGGAAGCGGCCGGAGGGCCATTCCTCGTCTTTGTCGGGAACCACGACGATGCGGAACCTGCCGCGCCCGTCATCGGCTGCGTCGACGAAGGCCACGGTGCCCCCGAAGGTGCCCACGGCCACGGAGGGCCAGCCGGCGAACTGGACGGCGGGCCATCCCTCGAACTGGAGGCGCACGTGGCGGCCCGGGGAGATGAGCGGGGCGTCATTGCCGTGGACGTAGAGCTCGACGGCGCTGGACTGGGTGTCGGGCACCAGAACGGCGAGGGTGTCGCCGGCCTTGACCACCTCGGCGCCCTGCCGGGCCACCTGCCTCAGGATGGTGCCGGCACGCGGCGCTCGCACCTGTTGGGTGGACTGGCGGGCCATGGTGCTCTCCAGCTTCGCCAGCTCGATGCGCTCCTTGGCGAGCTCGGCCTTGGCGTACTCGTATTTGGCGAGGCCGTCGTTGATGTGGGCATCGGCATCGGTCTGGATGCGTTGGCGATCGGAGCCGAGCGCCCCGAGCTCGTTGCGGGCGGCGCTCAGGCTGGCACGGGCGCTCTCCGCGTCGGTGGTGGCCTTGGTGAGCTCGAGCTGGGCGAGCTCCACGCTGCGGGTAGCGGTCAGACCGTCCTTGTGCAGGGTGCGCTGCCGCTCCAGGTTGAGCCGCGCCGTCTCGCGAGCCGCCTCGGCTGCGGCCAGCGACTGCTCGGCGGAGCGGATGCGCTCCTGCACCATGCGCACGCGCGAGCCGGCCGCTTCGATGCTCGCCGCGCGCGAGGAGCGCAGGGCCTCCACGCGGGACTCGTAGGCCATCCTCTGGCTCTGGGCGGCGCTGAGGCGGGCCTCGATGGCGTTACGCTGCTCCTGCAGGCGCGCCATCAGATCCGCGTCGTTGTCGGAGAGCTCGACGATCAGGTCCCCCTCTTTCACGCGCGAGCCCTCCTGGACGGCCCAGTGGGTGATGCGCCCGGCGATGGGGGCCTGGATGGACTGCTGGCGCTCCAGGGGCGCGTAGGCGATGACGCGGCCCTGGCCGGTGACGTTCTGCTGCCAGGGGGCCAGCAGCAGCCCGAGCGCGGCGAGCAGCAGGGCGAGCAGGAGCAGCCGCGCCACCAGGCGTGCCACCCGGGTCGAGTGCCGCACGAGACGCATGGCGGGCAGCTCCGTGGGGGTTTCTTCGTTTCGCGAGGAGGGCATCGTCAGGGTCTTGGCTCCAGACTCAGGAGGGGTTGGCCACCAGGGAATGCCGCTCGGGGTGGCGCGGGCAGAGCCGGCCGCCGAGGAGCTCGTAGGCGCGCACGCAGCGGTCGCGCAGCTCGGGGCCGCGGGTGATGAGGAGCAGGGTCCAGGGGGCGTCCTCGGCCATCAACGTCTGGAGGACGTGGTCGCGCGCCTGTGGGTCGAGGGTGTCCAGCACCTCGTCGAGGACGAGCAGTCGCGGGCGGAGCACGAGCGCGCGCGCCAGGTGCAGCAGCGCCACCTGTCCCGAGGACAGCGGCAGGCCACCGGTGCTGATCTCGGTGTGGAGGCCCTCGGGGAGCCGGGCGAGCGTCTCTCCCAGGCCCACGGCCTCGAGCACCCGGCGGACCTCGCTCAAGGGCAGCTCCGGCTGTCCCATACGGACGTTATCCACGAGCGTGCCGGCGAAGATCTCCGGCGCCTTGACGATCACGACGTCGCGGCGTAGCGAGGCGAGCGAGAGATCCCGTAAATCGGTGCCGTCCAGCAGGATGCGACCCCCAGAGGGCGCGCGCAGGCCGTAGAGCAGATCCACCAGGGTGCTCTTGCCGCCAGCGGTGGCGCCGGTGATGGCCACCTTTTCTCCGGCCCGCACCTCGAGGCTGGCGCCGCTCAGCACGGGCGCGCCCTCGCGGTAGTGGAACTCCAGCCCGTGTAGCTCCAGCGCCGCGGGGCCGGAGCGCGCGGGGACGCTCTCTCCGGTGTCTTGCTCCAGGGGCAAGTCCACGAGCTGGCCCAGCTTGTCCATGGACGCGAGCAGGTCGTACCAGGCCTCCAGGTGCTTGCCGAACTTGGAGATGGCCGCCACCACCGCGGTGACGATCAGCTCGGCGGCGACGAGCTGGCCGAGGGTGAGTTGGCGGTTGATGACGAGCCAGCCGCCCAGCCCGAGCAGCAGCGCGCTAGCCACTGCCTGGAGGCCGAGGGCCCCGAGGATCTGCCGGAAGAGGTACTTGAAGTGCTTGCGCCGGGTGGTGAGGTACTCACGGGCGAGCTCGTCGGCACGCCGCTGGGCATGGGCACTCCCGCCGCGCTGGCGGAAGGTGATGGGGTGGCGCGCCAGCTCCTGGAGCCAGGCCGCCACCGCGTACTTGGCCTTGGACTCTTTGAGACTCGCCGCGGTGGCCGGGTGCCCGTAGCCGAAGATGATGCCGGCCAGGGCCAGCAGGAGCAGGACGTCGAAAGCCAGCAGCAGCGGGTGGTAGAAGGCCAGCATCAGCAGGCCAATGCCTGCCTGGAGCACCACGGAGAGGCCTTCGAGCAGCAACGTGGAGCTGGCTTTCTGCACGGAGACCACGTCGAAGAAGCGGTTGGCGAGCTCGGGCCCGTGGGCGCGATCAAAGGCTCGCACTTGGACGCGCGGCAGCCGGTGGCTGAGATCGCTGACGACGCGGATGAACAGACGCTGCTGGAGGATCTCCACCACCCAGTTCTGCATGGCGCGCAGGCCGCCGGCGAACACGAGGCCGCCCAGCAGCAGGATGCTCAGCACCACCAGCGGCTGGAGCAGGGCGCCGAAGGCCACGGTGTTGACCAGTGATTGGACTGCGATTGGCGTAGTCAGGGCGAAGAGCCCAACGCCCACTGCATACATCACCACCGCGTGCAGGTCCGCGGCCTCCAGGTGCATCAATGCGCGCAGCCGAACGAAGGGGGAGGGGGGCTTGGGCGGGGTTCCCTCACTGGCTCGCAGGGCGTGGATGGGCTCCGCCTCCTCGGCGAGCACCCAGGTGAGGGATTGCGCTGCGAAGGGAGCAAGCAGCTGGGAGAGCCCCTGGCGGTCCATCCACGCCTGTCCGGAGGCCAGCAGGTTGGAGCGCACGTGAACTCGGGCGCCTGCCCACTCGGCGAGCAGGACCCACCGGGCCCCATGCTCCGTAAAACACACGGTGGCGATCGGCCCCTGGCTGCTGCCCTGGCGCAGGACGTCCTCAGGTGAGCGCCGCAAGGTGGTGAGGGTGAGGCCGAGCGATTGACCCGCGTGCAGGAGGTGTTGGCTCCACGTGTCCTCGAGAGAGCCGGTGCACTGCCGCGAGGCATCGAGGAGCACCGTCCGTACGGCGTTGCTCGCAGGCTCGACACCCGCGGTATGGGCGAGCTCGGAGAGGAGTTGCTCGAGCACCTCGGGGGTGCGCGTGTCGGAGTGGACGGGCGCGTTGCCGGAAGCGGGGGAGTCGATGTTTGGGTAGTACATTCAGGAGAGAGGGGTCGCTCTCGCGCCGTCAGCGAGCGGAATTGCCCATGCTGTCGCTAGAGATACCTTCGCTTTGCCTCCGCGAAAAACAGATAAACTGACATACTCCCTTCGGAAAAACCGAGGGTTTCACGAGAGGAGGGGAGGGAGCTCAACCGTGTTGGAGCCAAACGGGACAACCTTGATGTCATTGCAACTCAAACTTCAGTATGGGGACGCCTTCGCGCTTCGTGGGACCCTGCCCCGCGGTAGGGGATATGCTCCGCCCATGACCAACGAAGTTCGTGACTACTTGAGTCGGCAGTTCGAAACGGCGTGGGCGCTCACCCAATTCCACCTCAACGGACTCACCACCGAGGAGTGCTTGTGGCGCCCTGCTCATAAGGGATTGCATGTGCACCGAGCCCCTGATGGAAGGTGGCTCGCCGATTGGCCGGATCGCGAGGACTACGACATCGGTCCGTCGAGCATCGCGTGGCTGACGTGGCACCTCGGCTTCTGGTGGTCCATGGTACTCAATCACTCATTCGGCGACGGAACCCTCTCACGCGAGAACGTGATGTGGCCTGGTACCGCTGAAGGCGTACGCCAGTGGATCGGCGGACTTCAGAATCAGTGGCGAGCAGTGCTCGAGCAGGTCACCGACGACGACCTGCGATCGGCACAGCGGACACGATGGCCTTTGCAGGACCGTCCGTTCGGCGACGTCGTCGCGTGGGTCAATGTCGAGCTCACGAAGAACGCCGCCGAGATCGGCTACGCACGCTTCCTCTACGCGGTCAGGGCCGGCTGAGAACGCAACAGGCGCTCAATTCGCTGGCGAGGGTCTCCGGGTCAGAGTCACACCTGCGCGGTGGGCCGGATGACCACCTCGTTCACATCGACATCGGCCGGCTGCTCGAGCGCGAACGCAATGGCGCGGGCGATCGCATCCGGTGGCATCGCGAACTTGTCCCGGGATGCGGCGAGCTGGGCTTTCACCTCCGGATTCGTCACGCCTTCCGCGAAGTTCGTCCGGACGAGACCAGGCGAGATGATCGTCACGCGCAGCTTGTCGCCGGCCTCCTGGCGCAACCCCTCGGAGATGGCGCGCACGGCGAACTTCGTGCCTGAATAGACCGACTGGTTCGGTACCGTGCGATGTCCTGCTGTGGAAGCGATGTTGACGAAATGCCCGAACCCCTGCTCGCGGAAGACAGGCAGCGCCGCGGCGATGCCATACAGAACACCTTTGATGTTGACGTCGATCATCTCCTCCCAATCCTCGACGCGCAGATCGTCCAGGGGAGAGACCGGCATGACACCGGCGTTGTTGACGAGAACGTCGAGCTTGCCATACCGCTCACATGCCAACTTGACGAGGTTGGAGAGGTCCTCGCGCCGTTTGACGTCCGTGCGTGCATGGGCTGTCTCGCCACCCGCTCCCGCGATACGGGCAGCCAGAGCCTCGAGGCGATCCGCTCGGCGCGCGCCGAGTACGACCTTCGCACCGCGCTCAGCCAGCAGGAGTGCGGTCGCCTCACCGATTCCGCTGCTCGCGCCCGTGATGACGACAACCTTGTCTTTGATTCCCGACACGATGTTCTCCCTTCCTGTCTCCTTGGAGGAGCGGCAAGGGTGTAGACGGCGGACGCACGACGATCTTGGGCATTGTTGGCGGGGCCTGTCCCGCCAAGAACGCCCAAGCCACGGTGGCGGCTCGCGTTAGAATCGAGGTGTGAGCACTCCGCTTCGCGCCGTCTCCGACGGCCCGCTCTCCATCCGGGTCTTCCTCCCCCCTGAGTTGCCGGGCCTGCGGGTCGTGCGCTACAGGACCGACGAGCGGCTGTGGCGCTCCGTGAAGGAGCGCTTCTCGGTGACGATGACGTACTCGGGCCGCTCGGAGTGGTGGTGCCGTGGCGAGGTCCGGGTCTCTACTCCCGGGACGCTCGACCTCAAGCAGCTCGGAGATGTCCACCGCGATCTGCGCCGCGAGGGTCCCTCCCGCTTCCAGGTGATCTCCTTCGATGAGGCGCTCGTCACCGAGGCCCGTGAGGCGCTGGGCTACCCGGCCTCATCCCACCTGCGGCGGGTACAGCTCGAGCGCGGGCAGCCCACGGCGGCTCCCTTCGTTCGTCTCCATGCCTTGTTGGGCGAGGGCAGGGTGGAGCCCTCCAACACACTGGAGCTCCAGACGGCACTGACCGAGGCGCTCTGTGCACTGGCCTCGTGCTTCGGTGACTCGGACGAGCCGGAGCGACGCTCTCGCTTGCCCGTCCGCCGGGCGCTCGAGGCGCTGCACGAGGCCCTGGAGCAGGGCATCTCGCTGGACGCCCTGGCCAGGCAAGCGGAACTGGACAAGTTCCACCTGTGCCGCGCCTTCCGGGAAGAGGTGGGGATGCCTCCCTACGCGTACCTCACCCACCTGCGCATCGCCCGGGCCATGGGATTGCTGACCCAGGGCCTGACACCCTCGGAGGTCGCGCTCCGGGTGGGGCTCTATGATCAGAGCCAGCTCAACCGGCACTTCAAGCGCATCATCGGCCTCACCCCGGGCCAGTTCGCGCGCGCCGTGCAGCCACGTTCCGGAGATGACCCTGGAGCGCTTCACGCTTCTTCATGTTCCCGTCACACGAGTTCATCCCGCTCTGGCGGGCCGGTGCGAGGATGGTCCGCGTGAAAGGGGCAGGGTGCCCCGGGAGTGATACGCAATGGCATCAGGGAAGGCGATTCTCGGAGGAATGCTGGGGCGGTTCCTGTTCCGCGACGCGCGGGTCACGCAGGTGCGTGACGTCTCACCTCGCTTTCGCTGGATGGAGCTGGAAGGCGAGGCGCTGCGCGACGTCTCCTGGAGCGCGGGGGACAAGGTGCAGGTGTTCCTTCCACGCGTGGGGATGCGAACGTACACGCCCCTGGCGTGGGACTCGGCTCGCGGGGCGACGCAGTTGCTCGTCTACCTCCATGGCCACAGCCCCGGCGCGGAGTGGGGCCGCGACGTGCGGGTGGGGGACCGCTGCCAGTTCATGGGGCCTCGCGGTTCCCTGGCGCTCTCGTCCCTTCAGGGACCCGTGGTGCTGTTCGGAGACGAGACGTCCTTCGCCGTGGCCCACACGCTGCGGAACCTGCGGGCCGGCGCGGATGGTGTCGAGCGGGTGTTCGAGGTCTCTTCCCGAGACGCGTCCGAGCCGGTGCTGCGGGAGCTCCACCTGTCGGACAGCGCCTTGGTGGAGCGCGCGCCCGACGAGGAACACCTGCCCGCCGTAGCGGAGCGTCTGGGCGCCGCACTGAAGCGGCGTCCTGGCGCGCACCTCGTCATGACGGGTCGGGCGCAGGCCATCCAGGCGCTGCGCGCACGGCTCCGGCAAGAGGGCGTGAGTGCGGCGCAGAAGGTGAAGGCGTACTGGTCCGCGGGGAAGCGCGGGCTCGACTGAGCAACTCTCCTTCCTCCATCACTTCTCGCCGAGCGACCCGTAGCGAACCACGCGGAAGCGCGCCCCCTGGGCCTCGCGGATGCGGGCGGCGAGCACGTCGTGCAGCTCGGGCGTCCACGCGCTCCAGCGCGCGAAGAACTTCTCCGTCGCCGCCTTGTCTCCCGCGTGCTGGAGCTTGATGACCTCCTCGAGCAGCGAGCTGACCGTGTCCAGGTACCGGTCGTACTGGATGGTGAGACGCGCCGTCTTCGGGTCCGCGCGAAGCAGGCCGTGCTCCAGGAACCAGTTGAACTGCACCAGCTGCATGCGCTGGTACGGCTGGTCCTCGCGCGGGCGCACGTTCTGCAGCGTGCGGCGGATGCCCGAGGCCTGCACGGCGCGCAGGCTGGCGGCATCCAGCGAGCCGTTCTTCTGGAAGGTGTGCAGCGCGAAGAGGCTGACCAGGTCCGCCTTCATCTCCTCCATGGCGTCCGCGTAGTCCTCGAGCGCCACGTCCAGCGTGCGGCCCTTCGTGTCGCGGTCCGGGCCCAGGTAGTGGCCCACCTCGTGCCAGAGCGTGCGCTGGAAGTTGCCCTCGGAGGTGAGGTCCTTCGCGTGCGCGTCCGCCGTCGCGGTGCGCCAGATGCGCTCGTCCGCGGCGAACAGGTCCGGGTTCTTCATGATGTTCTCGCGCAGCAGGATGGTGCGGCCGTAGCGGCGCGAATAGAGCGGATCATTGGGGAGGATCGACGCGGTGTTGGTGCCGCGCGCCTGGCCGAAGTCCGCCACCACCTCGTACACGCCCACCGGGACGTCCTCGCGGATGCGCTTCTTCGTGGGGTACGGCAGCGAGTCCTCCACGCCCTGCAGTCCGCCCATTCGCTTGCGCAGCTCCGCCGTCGCCTGCTCGTTCAGCAACAGCACGGACACGCCGTAGAAGGCCTTCACGCCATAGAGCGCATCGTCATACGTCTCGTACGGGCCGAGCTGCACGTTGAGGTGCTTGAAGCGGCCTGTCACCCACGCCGCGTCGCCGCTCTCGTAGTCGTTGGTGAGGAGATCCCTCGCGCGGTTGCGCAGGTAGCGCGCCAGCTCCTCGTCGCTCGCATCCAGCCGTCCCGCCGCGCGCATGAGCAGTCCGTATGCCTTTACCAACTCCGGCCCGTAGGCCACCGCGTAGGGCACCGCGTACAGGCTCTTCGCGTCGGGCCGCTTCGCACGGGCCTGGAGCGCCTCGCGCAGTCCGGGGTGCAGCGAGTCCAGCACCGGGTACGTCTGGAGCACCTTCACGTCCTGGCGCAGGTTGTCCGCGGTGGCCCGGCGCACCACGGTGAGCTCGTCCATCAGCGAGGCGCGCTGTTCGGGGTGCGCGGCGAGAAACGCGTCCACCTCCGCGCGCGTCGCGTCCGGCGGGTAGACGTTGCGCGCGGGCACCTGCGGATCCACGGGAAGGAAGGCCTCGCGCGCGTTGGTCAGCGTGCTGGCGATGGGGCCCTGGTAGAGGCGGTAGAGCGTGAGCAGGTCCTGCGTGCGCTTCGGGCTGCCCAGCTTCTTGTCGAGTGCCTGCAACCGCGCGTGCGACGCGAGGGCCTGGTGGTGGCGTGAGGCCTCGTAGATGCCCTGGAGGAGCTGTCCCACCTCCAGCAGATCCTTCACCGCGGCCTGCTCGTCGGGCGTGAGGCGCGAGAGGTCGGGCGCCAGCCGCACCTCCTCCGTCTTGGCGAGGATCTCCGCCACCTTCTCCTCGGGCCAGTAGCCAGGGGGCAGGGAGGGGGAGGCGGGCTGCGCGGCATGGGCCGCGAGCGTCGTGAGGGCCGTGAAGGCCAGGGTCAGCGCGTGGGGAAGTCGCATGGCGCGCAAGACTGCCACGGTCTCAGGCGTATTCCCCACGAAGTCAGCGAGGAGCCTCGAGGGCCGTGGGCCCGGGTTCCGGATGGCTTGGGATGAGCCCCGGGTTGCCTGCCTGGCGGGCAAGCAATCAGGGAGCGTGGCCCTCCTATCTGGGGTCGTGAGTCGGGGGCGACTGGACAACGCCAACCGCTGGTTACATTGGCCCTTGGAGAGAGGGAGTTCCCCCGGGTGGAGCTCGAGGGAACCTTCTCGAACAACTTCAATCACATCCAAGTAAGGAGGCGTTTGTCATGGCCATCATTCGAAGGAACGATACCGATCGGGGCCTCGTGCGGAACCGTGGTCTGGATCCGTTCGAGATGATGCAGGACCTCCTGCGGTGGGACCCCTTCCGTGAGCTGTCCCGCGGCGTGGTCGGTGGTACGGAGGTCACGAACTTCATCCCCGCGTTTGAGGTGAAGGAGACGAAGGACTCGTACGTCTTCAAGGCGGACCTCCCTGGCATCAAGGAGGACGGGCTCGACATCTCCCTCACCGGCAACCGGCTGACCATCTCCGGCCAGCGGCAGGAGGAGAAGAAGGACGAGGGCGACAGGCACTTCGTCTACGAGCGCAGCTTCGGCAGCTTCTCGCGCTCCTTCACCCTGCCGGAGGGCATCGACGTGGACCACGTCCAGGCCGAGCTCAAGGACGGCGTCCTGAACGTGGTGGTGCCCAAAAAGCCCGAGGTGCAGCCCAAGCGCATCCTCGTCAAGGGCCCGGGCGAGGGTGAGAAGGCGAAGGCGTAGTTCGTAGGTGTTGTTCGCAGAGGGGCGGGGGGGATTTCTCCCGCCCCTCGTTGTATCCGGCGGGATTACTCCCACGTGTGGTGCGTTTTCTTGCTCTTGCTCACCCGGGTGACAACGAGCTTGCCGTTGCTCAGGGTCGCTTCATAGGTCGCGGACTGCCGGTCCGCCACGCCCGCGGCATGGTGCCCATACATGCAGTGTTGCTCGATGAGAGTGGGTGCGATTCATCGTGCCTTTCCTTGATCCTGCAATGCTCGAACGACGCTACCGCGCTCTCGGACGCGAGCGCGAGGTCATCACCGATGCTCCAGGTAGATCAGCTCTGGAGATGTCACGTCCCGGGGTGGTCGAGTGAGACGGCCCAGGGCTCGCGGCCATGTGCCTCGTCCACCGCGAAGAAGAAGAGCCGGTCTCCGACCCGTGCGAGATTGGAGGGGTCGGCGGAGATGGCGCCAGGCACTGCATCCACCCACCGGTAGGTGCCGGCCGCCGTGCCGTCCGTGCGCCACAGTTCCGCACCGCCTTCCGGCTCCGCGGCCGTGAAGATCACGACACCTCGGTCCTCGAGCGCGAGCGGTGTGATGAAGGCCGTCTGGTCCTCATCGAGGATGCGCATGCCGGACTCGGCGCCCGGCCAGATATCCGCCAGCCGGACGGTACCCTCGGGTGTGCCGTTCGTCACGAAGGGCTCGAAGCCGTGCGTGGCGTCATGGGCGGTGAAGAACACGGAGGTGCCGAGCTTCGTGAACTGGTGGGGGTAGCTCGACGCCGGTCCGGAGGCGAGCTCCGCGAGCAGCCGGGTGCCCTCCACCGTTCCGTCGCTCACCCAGAGCTCCGCGCCGTGCACCGCGTCTTCTCCCGAGAAATAGAGACGCCCGTTCGCCCAGGCGAGTTTGTCGATGCTGCTGAGCCCCTGGGTGATCAGCGGCACCGTGCCCGCCTCCGTCCCGTCGCTCTTCCAGAGCTGGACGAGCTGCTCCTGGGTCTTCCACGAGTACAGGTTCACCTCGAAGTAGATGGCGCCCTCTCCGGCCACCACCTCACCGACGTAGGCGTAGTCCGACTCCTCACCCGGCGTGAAGAGCTCGAGCCGCCGCGTCCCCGCTGAGGTGCCATCCGTCGTCCAGAGCGCTTTGTTCTCTTCCTCGTCCTGAGCGAAGAAGAGGATCTGGGAGCCCAGCTTCACGAGGCGGGTTTTCTCCATGATGAAGTCGCCCGACGTGTCCGAGGGGACGAACTGCGTGGTCCCGGCTTCCGTCCCGTCGCTGCGCCAGAGCCTCACCGGCGCGTAGCTTCCCGTGGAGAAGATGAGCGCCCCACCCAGCTCGACGAGGTTGCTCACGTTGTTGTACTCACCGGGACCCGTGGCGAAATCCTTTACACGCACCGTCCCGGCCTCCGTTCCGTCCGTTTTCCAGAGCTCCGCCCGGTGGATGTCGTTGTCGGGCACGAAGAACAGCTGACTGCCCACTCGCTGGCCGGCGGTTCCTTCCGCGAAGAAGAAGTACGTCGACGCGCCCTCGAAGCGCCGGACGCGCGACGTGCCAGCCGCCGTGCCATTGCTCCTCCAGAGCGAGGACGTCACGCCATCGTCGGATGCCAGGAAGAAGACCTGATCATTCAGGATGCCGACATTCCTCAGGCCAACCTGGGATGACTGTGTCGCATCCGGCCTCAGCGGCTCGAGGATTCGCGTTCCCGCCACGGTTCCGTCGGTGCGCCACATTTCGACGCCGCCGGAGAGCGGCTCGACGCGGAAGACCAGGCTGTCGCCCACGTTGATGGGATGGAGTCTGCTGGGAATGGAGTCCCCGGTGTAGCCCTCCCAGGACTTCAGCTCCACGGTGCCCGCGGCCGTGCCATCCGTCCTGTACAGGGCGAGCACCCGTTCGCGGGGCGTGGCCTGGAAGTAGAGGTGGCCCTTCCATGCGAAGAGGTTGGTCGGTTGGGCGTCGCCCGCTCCAGGCCACAGGTCCGCCACGCGCGACGTGCCAGTGGCCGTGCCATCGCTCGTCCACAGTTCCTCGCCCGCGCTGTCGTGCGCGACGAAGAAGACCCGGTTGCCCACGGGCGTCAGGTCGTGATACCGCCAGCTATTGAAGGGCATGACCTCCACGGTTCCCTGCGGGGTTCCATCTGTCTTCCAGAGCGCCCCGAAGGTGGAGAACCTGTAGGTGGAGAAGAAGAGGGTGCCTCCCGCCGCGGCCATCCCGCCGATGTGATTCATATGGATGGGGAACTCCAGCAGCCGGACGGTGCCCTCCGGGGTTCCGTCGGTCTTCCAGAGCTCGTTCCGTGCCTGTTCGGGTCCCGCGGCGAAGAAGACATTCGAGCCCGAGCGGGTGAACCACCGGGGCCAGCTCGACGCGGGGCCGGGGACGAGATCCTTGACCAGCACGGTCCCCGCCTCCGTTCCATCCGTCTTCCACAGCTCCATGCCGGAGGCGGCGTCATTGGCCACGAGCAGCATCACGTCACCCAGCGCCTGCGCGACCTCGATGCCGCGCCTCTCGGTGTCGTAGAGCTCCGCGGGCGGGAAGCGTTTGAGCTCCCGGGTCCCCGCCACCGTGCCGTCCGTCTTCCACAGCCCGTCATCAAAAGAGAAGAAGGCGGAGGAACCGAGCGCCGCGATTTCACCTTGCCGCCAGCCGTGGTCATCCAGGACGCTGTCGAACTCGTGGAGGACGAGCGTCCCGGGTGTGGTTCCATCCGTCTTCCACAGGCCCAGCTTCCCGGCGAAGCTCGTGGCGCTGAAGAAGTAGGCCACGTTGCCGGCGGCGGTCAGGGCGGTGGGCCCCTGGGAACTCGACAGCAGGCCTGGGGTCAGGTCCCTCGTCAGCGTGGTGCCCGCCGCGGTGCCATTGCTGCGCCATAGCTCCAGGCCCGTCAGGTGATCCTCGAGCACCATGAGGGTCGTGCCATTGGCCAGCGTGGCGACGCCTCCCCCATAGGAGTAGGTGTCGGTGA contains:
- a CDS encoding ELWxxDGT repeat protein; protein product: MTPHFLPRRGFWLALLPILSCTPSTPDGGTLPSSAAPTSQALPLNTGPTLLRDINTLPSPFPPILTDTYSYGGGVATLANGTTLMVLEDHLTGLELWRSNGTAAGTTLTRDLTPGLLSSSQGPTALTAAGNVAYFFSATSFAGKLGLWKTDGTTPGTLVLHEFDSVLDDHGWRQGEIAALGSSAFFSFDDGLWKTDGTVAGTRELKRFPPAELYDTERRGIEVAQALGDVMLLVANDAASGMELWKTDGTEAGTVLVKDLVPGPASSWPRWFTRSGSNVFFAAGPEQARNELWKTDGTPEGTVRLLEFPIHMNHIGGMAAAGGTLFFSTYRFSTFGALWKTDGTPQGTVEVMPFNSWRYHDLTPVGNRVFFVAHDSAGEELWTSDGTATGTSRVADLWPGAGDAQPTNLFAWKGHLYFQATPRERVLALYRTDGTAAGTVELKSWEGYTGDSIPSRLHPINVGDSLVFRVEPLSGGVEMWRTDGTVAGTRILEPLRPDATQSSQVGLRNVGILNDQVFFLASDDGVTSSLWRSNGTAAGTSRVRRFEGASTYFFFAEGTAGQRVGSQLFFVPDNDIHRAELWKTDGTEAGTVRVKDFATGPGEYNNVSNLVELGGALIFSTGSYAPVRLWRSDGTEAGTTQFVPSDTSGDFIMEKTRLVKLGSQILFFAQDEEENKALWTTDGTSAGTRRLELFTPGEESDYAYVGEVVAGEGAIYFEVNLYSWKTQEQLVQLWKSDGTEAGTVPLITQGLSSIDKLAWANGRLYFSGEDAVHGAELWVSDGTVEGTRLLAELASGPASSYPHQFTKLGTSVFFTAHDATHGFEPFVTNGTPEGTVRLADIWPGAESGMRILDEDQTAFITPLALEDRGVVIFTAAEPEGGAELWRTDGTAAGTYRWVDAVPGAISADPSNLARVGDRLFFFAVDEAHGREPWAVSLDHPGT